A single region of the Streptomyces sp. NBC_00236 genome encodes:
- a CDS encoding uracil-DNA glycosylase gives MTDTYPLPESWRGVLGDELESPYFRELMEFVEKERADGPVYPPREQVFAALEATPYDKVKVLVLGQDPYHGEGQGHGLCFSVRPGVKTPPSLRNIYKEMKEELGLPVPDNGYLMPWAEQGVLLLNAVLTVRAGEANSHKGKGWEKVTDAVIRAVAARPDPAVFVLWGNYAQKKLPLIDEERHVVVKGAHPSPLSAKKFFGSRPFTQINEAVAAQGHPPIDWRIPDLG, from the coding sequence GTGACCGACACCTACCCGCTGCCCGAGTCCTGGCGCGGCGTACTCGGCGATGAGCTCGAGAGCCCCTACTTCAGGGAGCTCATGGAATTCGTCGAGAAGGAGCGGGCCGACGGGCCGGTCTATCCGCCCCGGGAGCAGGTGTTCGCGGCCCTGGAGGCGACCCCGTACGACAAGGTGAAGGTCCTGGTCCTCGGCCAGGACCCGTACCACGGCGAGGGTCAGGGGCACGGTCTGTGCTTCTCCGTGCGGCCGGGCGTGAAGACGCCGCCCTCCCTGCGCAACATCTACAAGGAGATGAAGGAGGAGCTCGGCCTGCCGGTCCCGGACAACGGGTATCTGATGCCGTGGGCCGAGCAGGGTGTGCTCCTCCTCAACGCGGTACTGACGGTGCGTGCCGGTGAGGCCAACTCCCACAAGGGCAAGGGCTGGGAGAAGGTCACCGACGCCGTGATCCGCGCCGTCGCCGCACGGCCCGACCCGGCGGTCTTCGTGCTCTGGGGCAATTACGCCCAGAAGAAGCTTCCGCTGATCGACGAGGAGCGTCACGTGGTGGTGAAGGGTGCGCACCCCTCGCCGCTCTCGGCGAAGAAGTTCTTCGGCTCGCGTCCGTTCACGCAGATCAACGAGGCGGTCGCGGCGCAGGGCCACCCGCCCATCGACTGGCGCATCCCCGACCTGGGCTGA
- a CDS encoding TetR/AcrR family transcriptional regulator — translation MATRTAAGSSRAALITDAALALLAERGMRGLTHRAVDERAGLPQGSTSNYARTRQSLLEATVRRLAEREARVLAPGELPMPGGRAEGAGATPPDPSGPAAPPGPEALITGLAAALHRYLTRHGDLLVCRYELALEATRRPELRAFYDATGRQFREPLEALMAAAGSPEPERHALSLVAWCEGLMFSCAAGSYHRSVPTEAELRTGFGELLRGMLGRAE, via the coding sequence ATGGCCACACGCACCGCCGCCGGTTCCTCCCGGGCCGCGCTCATCACCGACGCCGCACTCGCGCTCCTCGCCGAACGCGGCATGCGGGGTCTGACCCACCGTGCGGTGGACGAGCGCGCGGGCCTCCCGCAGGGATCGACGTCCAACTACGCCCGTACGCGGCAGTCCCTGCTGGAGGCGACGGTGCGACGGCTGGCCGAACGCGAGGCCCGGGTGCTCGCGCCGGGAGAACTCCCGATGCCGGGAGGGCGCGCGGAAGGCGCCGGGGCCACACCGCCCGATCCGTCCGGACCGGCCGCTCCCCCCGGCCCCGAGGCCCTGATCACAGGTCTCGCGGCGGCCCTCCACCGCTATCTGACCCGCCACGGCGACCTGCTCGTCTGCCGCTACGAACTCGCCCTGGAGGCCACCCGCCGCCCCGAACTGCGCGCGTTCTACGACGCGACGGGCCGGCAGTTCCGCGAACCTCTGGAGGCGCTGATGGCGGCGGCCGGCTCGCCCGAACCGGAACGGCACGCCCTGTCCCTGGTGGCCTGGTGCGAGGGGCTGATGTTCTCGTGCGCGGCGGGCTCCTACCACCGCTCCGTGCCGACCGAGGCGGAACTGCGCACCGGCTTCGGCGAACTGCTGCGCGGGATGCTGGGCAGAGCGGAATGA